A genomic stretch from Halalkalibacillus sediminis includes:
- a CDS encoding long-chain-fatty-acid--CoA ligase — protein sequence MGVNVTKPWFKHYPEEIPTSIEYDNIPLQDFLEKSATKLPDKVAIHFMGKEITYQELFDSSKKMASYFQDLGLQKGDRVAIMLPNTPQAVISYYGALMAGGIVVQTNPLYTERELEYQLKDSGSKFLVCLDILLPRASSVKGNTDVEHIIVAGIKDYLPFPKNMLYPMIQKKQYNIVVKPEHGGGTHVWNRVMEEATGDYEKPEIDPKEDLALLQYTGGTTGYPKGVMLTHFNLVSNTQMCSKWLYKTEYGKEVVLGILPFFHVYGMTTVMNNSIMMAQKMVLIPKFDVDGVLKAIDKQKPTLFPGAPTIYIGLLNHPKLSKYDLSSIEACISGSAPLPSEVQEQFEKVTGGRLVEGYGLTESSPVTHSNFVWENRRGGTIGVPWPDTDSKIFKMETTEEAEVGEVGEIVVKGPQIMKGYWNRPEETANTLKDGWLLTGDMGYMDEDGYFYVVDRKKDMIIAGGFNIYPREVEEVLYEHDAILETVVAGIPDPYRGETVKAYIVLKEGHEVTEDNLDKFCRENLAAYKVPKIYEFREELPKTAVGKILRRKLVDEEKEKLANQQTQ from the coding sequence ATGGGGGTAAATGTAACCAAACCATGGTTTAAGCATTATCCAGAGGAGATTCCTACGTCAATCGAATATGACAACATTCCTCTTCAAGATTTTCTAGAAAAATCTGCGACAAAATTACCAGACAAAGTTGCTATTCATTTTATGGGTAAAGAAATAACCTATCAAGAACTTTTCGATTCATCAAAAAAAATGGCAAGTTATTTTCAAGATTTAGGTTTACAAAAAGGGGACCGGGTAGCAATCATGTTACCGAACACACCCCAAGCAGTAATTTCTTATTATGGAGCATTAATGGCCGGCGGGATTGTTGTACAAACGAACCCACTTTATACTGAAAGGGAACTGGAGTATCAACTGAAGGACTCAGGCTCTAAATTCTTAGTATGCTTGGACATATTATTACCTCGTGCATCAAGCGTCAAAGGAAATACCGACGTTGAACATATTATAGTAGCCGGTATCAAAGATTACCTTCCATTTCCGAAAAATATGTTATATCCAATGATTCAAAAGAAACAATACAATATTGTAGTAAAACCTGAACATGGTGGCGGTACTCATGTATGGAACCGTGTCATGGAAGAGGCTACCGGAGATTATGAAAAGCCTGAGATCGATCCAAAAGAAGATTTGGCGTTATTGCAATATACAGGTGGAACGACAGGTTATCCTAAAGGAGTCATGTTGACGCATTTTAATTTAGTTTCCAATACTCAAATGTGTTCTAAATGGCTTTATAAAACAGAATACGGGAAAGAAGTCGTCTTAGGCATTTTACCGTTCTTCCATGTATATGGAATGACAACTGTGATGAATAATTCAATCATGATGGCTCAAAAAATGGTTCTTATTCCGAAATTCGATGTAGATGGTGTTCTAAAAGCAATCGACAAACAAAAACCGACGTTATTCCCAGGAGCACCAACTATTTATATTGGTTTATTGAATCATCCTAAGTTATCAAAATATGATTTATCTTCAATTGAAGCTTGTATCAGTGGTTCTGCTCCGTTACCATCAGAAGTGCAGGAACAATTTGAAAAAGTGACTGGTGGACGTCTAGTTGAAGGTTATGGACTCACCGAATCTTCACCTGTTACTCATTCGAATTTTGTTTGGGAAAACCGTCGTGGTGGAACGATTGGTGTACCATGGCCAGATACAGATTCTAAAATCTTCAAGATGGAGACTACCGAAGAAGCTGAAGTTGGAGAAGTAGGCGAAATCGTTGTCAAAGGTCCACAAATCATGAAAGGCTACTGGAACCGTCCAGAAGAAACAGCTAATACGTTGAAAGATGGTTGGTTGTTGACTGGTGACATGGGTTATATGGATGAAGATGGATACTTCTACGTAGTCGATCGAAAGAAAGATATGATTATTGCAGGTGGATTCAATATTTACCCAAGAGAAGTTGAAGAAGTATTATATGAACATGATGCAATTTTAGAAACAGTTGTAGCTGGGATTCCAGATCCATATCGCGGTGAGACTGTGAAAGCTTATATCGTATTAAAAGAGGGTCACGAAGTAACAGAAGACAATTTAGATAAATTTTGTAGAGAAAATTTAGCTGCATATAAAGTCCCTAAAATAT